In Microbulbifer sp. GL-2, the following are encoded in one genomic region:
- a CDS encoding LysR family transcriptional regulator has protein sequence MQLERADLNLLVYLDVLLRERNVTRAANYLGLSQPAMSNGLKRLRELFDDPLLVRTREGMMPTERALELQPMVREALSSIDRVIQPNRDFDPASTRRTFRIMASDYAESTLIPPLLKQLREEAPGISLDIMTPSDVSFVDVEQGKVDMVINRFDSMPQSFHQATVWRDSFSCVMRADNPMLEDYNLQSYLKAQHIWVSKTGMGVGVGVNPEDVQRLGWVDEAIGRLGEKRDISVFTRHYQVAMLLAEQSDLIVTVPTRLAQLARDNPRVVRRDPPLDIPPLELKMAWSPLLQQSAPHRWLRRLILDIGRAL, from the coding sequence ATGCAACTGGAAAGAGCTGACCTGAACCTGCTGGTATACCTTGATGTACTGCTGCGTGAACGTAATGTCACCCGCGCGGCCAATTACTTGGGACTCTCACAGCCAGCTATGAGTAATGGCCTGAAACGCCTGCGGGAACTGTTCGATGACCCCCTTTTAGTGCGTACCCGCGAGGGTATGATGCCCACTGAGCGCGCCCTGGAATTACAACCTATGGTGCGCGAAGCACTATCCAGCATTGACCGGGTGATTCAGCCAAACCGGGACTTTGACCCCGCTAGCACCCGCCGCACTTTTCGTATCATGGCCAGTGATTATGCTGAGTCCACTTTGATACCGCCGCTGCTTAAGCAGTTGCGCGAAGAGGCTCCCGGTATCAGCCTGGATATCATGACACCGAGTGATGTGAGCTTTGTGGATGTGGAACAGGGTAAGGTGGATATGGTGATTAACCGCTTTGACAGCATGCCGCAGAGTTTTCATCAGGCCACGGTCTGGCGCGATAGTTTCTCCTGTGTAATGCGGGCGGATAACCCCATGCTCGAAGATTACAATCTGCAAAGTTATTTGAAGGCTCAGCACATCTGGGTGAGTAAAACCGGTATGGGTGTAGGGGTTGGGGTCAACCCGGAAGATGTTCAACGGCTCGGCTGGGTGGATGAGGCGATTGGCCGGTTGGGGGAGAAGCGTGATATTTCCGTGTTTACCCGTCACTACCAAGTGGCCATGCTGCTGGCAGAACAGAGTGACCTGATTGTGACTGTTCCCACTCGCTTGGCACAGCTGGCCAGGGATAACCCCAGAGTGGTGCGCAGGGACCCACCACTGGATATTCCCCCACTGGAGCTCAAAATGGCATGGAGCCCTCTGTTACAGCAAAGCGCACCTCACCGTTGGCTGCGCCGCCTGATCCTAGATATTGGTCGGGCTCTGTAA
- a CDS encoding acetate kinase yields the protein MPNPGLVLIFNCGSSTLKFAVLNPFSGEEHLSGQADALGSSGAVLKWRHDGEDHVRQLSPSDDFESVMGGLVDKLDGPWSDLKTRLVAIGHRVVHGGEQFADSVLIDQEVLVAIRSCCELAPLHNPAALQGIQVALIAFPQLPQIAVFDTAFHQGMPDYAYLYALPYRLYREHHIRRYGMHGSSHRYIAERAAELQGKPITETNVISAHLGNGASVAAIKGGQSVDTSMGLTPLEGLVMGSRCGDLDPGLLLHLGEALDYSLAELEQLLNRESGLFGLSELSNDCRELEEAMENGHKGARLALEVFCYRLAKYIAAYSIPLRRVSALAFTGGIGENSAWVRHRTIHWLSALGYQINRERNEATRFGAEGLISKAGTVDIFVIPTREDWVIARDAARLASGER from the coding sequence ATGCCCAACCCAGGCCTAGTACTTATATTTAACTGCGGCAGCTCTACACTAAAGTTTGCCGTACTTAACCCCTTCAGTGGAGAAGAGCATCTATCTGGCCAGGCCGACGCCCTGGGTAGTTCTGGCGCTGTACTGAAGTGGCGCCATGATGGCGAAGATCATGTCCGGCAGCTCTCCCCCAGTGACGACTTCGAAAGTGTAATGGGAGGACTGGTAGATAAACTGGACGGACCCTGGTCAGATCTCAAGACCCGTCTGGTCGCTATCGGACACCGGGTGGTGCACGGCGGTGAGCAGTTTGCCGATTCAGTACTGATAGACCAAGAAGTTCTCGTTGCAATCCGATCTTGCTGTGAATTGGCACCACTTCACAATCCAGCCGCCCTACAGGGAATCCAGGTCGCCCTGATTGCCTTTCCGCAGCTACCGCAAATCGCTGTATTCGATACAGCTTTTCACCAGGGAATGCCGGACTACGCCTACCTCTATGCCCTGCCTTACCGTTTATATCGGGAGCATCATATTCGCCGTTACGGCATGCACGGCAGCAGCCACCGCTATATTGCCGAGCGCGCTGCTGAACTACAGGGAAAACCAATCACGGAGACCAATGTGATTTCCGCGCACCTTGGCAATGGAGCTTCCGTCGCTGCGATCAAAGGCGGGCAAAGTGTAGACACCAGCATGGGACTGACTCCCCTCGAGGGACTGGTTATGGGTAGTCGCTGCGGTGACCTGGACCCAGGACTGCTGCTGCACCTTGGCGAGGCATTGGACTATTCCCTGGCCGAACTGGAACAGCTGCTTAACCGGGAGAGTGGCCTGTTTGGCCTTTCAGAATTAAGCAACGACTGTCGCGAGCTGGAAGAAGCGATGGAAAATGGCCACAAAGGTGCGCGTCTGGCCCTGGAGGTTTTCTGCTACCGACTGGCAAAATACATTGCAGCCTATTCCATCCCACTGCGCCGGGTAAGCGCACTGGCCTTTACCGGCGGTATAGGCGAGAACTCTGCATGGGTGCGGCACAGGACAATCCACTGGCTCAGCGCTCTGGGTTACCAGATTAATCGTGAACGCAATGAGGCCACCCGCTTTGGTGCTGAGGGACTGATCTCCAAAGCCGGCACAGTGGATATATTTGTGATCCCCACTCGGGAAGACTGGGTGATCGCCAGGGATGCCGCCAGGCTGGCATCCGGAGAGCGCTAA
- a CDS encoding isocitrate lyase, which produces MSTYTQDIDAVAKLRDSKSGTWDAINPESVARMRAQNKFKNGLDIAKYTANIMRADMENYDKDTSKYTQSLGCWHGFIGQQKMISIKKHFEGNTDRRYLYLSGWMVAALRSEFGPLPDQSMHEKTSVAHLINELYTFLRQADARELNDLFRELDAAREAGDKAAEKTAQDKIDNHKTHVVPIIADIDAGFGNAEATYLMAKQMIEAGACCIQIENQVSDEKQCGHQDGKVTVPHEDFLAKIRAVRYAFLELGVDNGVIVARTDSLGAGLTKQIAVTKQPGDLGDQYNAFLDCEEIAPSDLANGDVVLNREGKLLRPKRLPSNLFQFRKGTGEARCILDSITSLQNGADLIWIETEKPHVRQIGGMMDEIRKVVPDAKLVYNNSPSFNWTLNFRQQVFDAWAEEGKDVSAYNRDNLMSAEYDDSELSAAADEKIRTFQADAAREAGIFHHLITLPTYHTAALSTDNLAKEYFGEQGMLGYVKGVQRKEIRQSIACVKHQNMAGSDIGDDHKEYFAGEAALKASGKDNTMNQFS; this is translated from the coding sequence ATGTCCACTTACACTCAAGACATCGATGCGGTAGCTAAGCTCCGTGACAGCAAAAGCGGCACTTGGGACGCTATTAATCCCGAATCTGTTGCCCGCATGCGCGCCCAGAACAAATTCAAGAACGGCCTGGATATTGCAAAATACACTGCCAATATCATGCGTGCAGATATGGAGAACTACGACAAGGATACCTCCAAGTACACCCAGTCTCTGGGCTGCTGGCACGGTTTTATTGGTCAACAGAAGATGATTTCTATTAAGAAGCACTTCGAAGGCAATACTGATCGCCGTTACCTGTACCTGTCCGGCTGGATGGTCGCCGCGCTGCGCAGCGAATTTGGTCCTCTGCCTGACCAGTCTATGCACGAGAAGACTTCTGTTGCACACCTGATCAACGAGCTGTACACCTTCCTTCGCCAAGCCGATGCCCGTGAACTGAACGACCTGTTCCGTGAGCTGGATGCTGCCCGCGAAGCCGGTGACAAAGCTGCCGAGAAAACAGCCCAGGACAAGATCGACAACCACAAGACTCACGTTGTACCCATCATTGCCGACATCGACGCCGGTTTTGGTAATGCTGAAGCCACTTACCTGATGGCTAAGCAAATGATCGAGGCGGGTGCCTGCTGTATCCAGATCGAGAATCAGGTTTCCGATGAAAAGCAGTGCGGCCACCAGGACGGTAAAGTGACCGTTCCCCACGAAGACTTCCTCGCCAAGATCCGTGCTGTTCGCTACGCATTCCTGGAGCTGGGTGTAGATAATGGTGTTATCGTTGCCCGTACCGACTCTCTGGGTGCCGGCCTGACCAAGCAAATCGCCGTGACCAAGCAACCGGGCGACCTGGGCGATCAGTACAACGCTTTCCTGGATTGCGAAGAGATCGCACCTTCCGACCTGGCCAATGGCGACGTTGTCCTCAATCGCGAAGGTAAACTGCTACGTCCTAAGCGCCTGCCTTCCAACCTGTTCCAGTTCCGCAAAGGCACCGGTGAAGCTCGCTGTATCCTGGACAGCATCACTTCCTTGCAGAACGGCGCTGACCTGATTTGGATCGAAACCGAGAAGCCCCATGTTCGCCAGATCGGCGGCATGATGGACGAAATCCGCAAAGTGGTTCCAGACGCGAAGCTGGTTTACAACAACAGCCCATCCTTCAACTGGACCTTGAACTTCCGTCAACAGGTATTCGATGCCTGGGCTGAAGAAGGCAAGGACGTTTCCGCCTATAACCGCGACAATTTGATGAGCGCAGAGTACGACGACTCCGAGCTTTCTGCCGCCGCTGACGAGAAGATCCGTACCTTCCAGGCAGATGCTGCCCGTGAAGCGGGTATCTTCCACCACCTGATCACTCTGCCGACTTACCACACCGCGGCTCTGTCCACCGACAACTTGGCCAAAGAGTACTTCGGTGAACAAGGCATGCTGGGTTACGTGAAGGGTGTACAGCGCAAGGAAATCCGCCAGAGTATCGCCTGTGTTAAACACCAGAACATGGCTGGTTCCGATATCGGTGACGACCACAAAGAGTATTTCGCCGGCGAAGCTGCCCTGAAAGCCTCTGGTAAAGACAACACCATGAACCAGTTCAGCTAA
- the pta gene encoding phosphate acetyltransferase has translation MPHSSRTVMLVPLGAGVGITSVSLGLIRALERNRVEVEFYKPVAEPPPPDGTIERTTEILRQTSSLEIPRSFSAQHVESMVSTGKMPDLLEDILARYRSGGRHADVAVIEGILPSSDSQFANQLNYQIAKTLDAEVVLVTCPHGGDARQLRERLQFAVRSFGGDESNRVVGCIINKLGAPIEQTDTPGAQPAGMRAGRETPTENTATITRESLYRQTPLRIVGCIPWNADLLAPRALDLVRHFNAQVINRGELETRRLHNVTFCSRSLANMLRRFKPGALLVTSADRPDVVTAACLAAMNGVKIGCLLLTGGYRLDREVHKLCTPAMETGLPVMLVSGNTWRTVVDLQTFNLRTPADDRERVDRVQDFFASHLDENWVNSLSQVSNRPRRLSPPAFRYHLTELARREQKRIVLPEGEEPRTIRAALICAERGIAQPILLGNSKTISRVAEQQGLTLSDKVHITDPEHVRDNYVEPMVELRKNKGLTEVVAMEHLHDNVVLGTMMLALDEVDGLVSGAIHTTANTIRPALQLIKAAPGEELVSSIFFMLLPEQVLVYGDCAINPDPNAEQLAAIAIQSADSALAFGIEPRVAMISYSTGTSGSGSDVDKVREATEIAKRKRPKLIIDGPLQYDAAVTENVAAQKAPHSPVAGRATVFIFPDLNTGNTTYKAVQRSAGLVSIGPMLQGLRKPVNDLSRGALVDDIVYTIALTAIQAQQRDNQHRANH, from the coding sequence ATGCCCCACAGTAGCCGCACCGTTATGCTGGTTCCTCTCGGCGCGGGTGTGGGTATCACCTCTGTCAGCCTGGGTTTGATCCGCGCACTGGAGCGCAACCGTGTAGAGGTGGAGTTTTACAAGCCCGTGGCAGAGCCACCTCCCCCGGATGGCACCATTGAGCGCACTACCGAAATTCTGCGGCAAACTTCCAGCCTGGAAATTCCACGCTCCTTTAGCGCACAACACGTCGAATCCATGGTATCCACCGGCAAAATGCCGGATTTACTCGAAGACATACTGGCACGATACCGGAGCGGCGGCCGACATGCGGATGTCGCAGTGATCGAGGGCATATTGCCCAGCAGTGACAGCCAATTCGCCAACCAACTCAATTACCAAATCGCCAAAACCCTGGATGCGGAGGTGGTACTGGTAACCTGCCCCCACGGTGGAGATGCCCGGCAACTACGAGAGCGGTTGCAGTTCGCAGTTCGATCCTTTGGCGGCGATGAATCCAACCGGGTAGTGGGCTGCATTATCAACAAACTGGGCGCCCCCATTGAACAAACCGATACTCCCGGCGCCCAACCCGCGGGCATGCGAGCCGGACGGGAAACCCCGACAGAAAACACAGCGACTATCACCAGGGAATCCCTTTACCGGCAGACGCCATTGCGTATTGTCGGCTGCATCCCCTGGAATGCAGACTTGCTAGCCCCCCGCGCGCTGGATCTGGTACGGCATTTCAACGCACAGGTGATTAACCGGGGCGAATTGGAAACCCGACGGTTGCACAATGTCACCTTCTGCTCGCGCTCCCTCGCCAATATGCTCAGACGCTTTAAGCCGGGCGCCCTTCTAGTCACTTCCGCAGACAGGCCCGATGTGGTCACTGCAGCCTGCCTGGCGGCGATGAATGGAGTAAAAATCGGCTGCCTTTTGTTAACCGGGGGTTACCGGCTTGACCGCGAAGTGCACAAACTCTGCACACCGGCAATGGAAACCGGGTTACCGGTAATGCTGGTCAGTGGCAATACCTGGCGCACTGTAGTGGACTTACAGACCTTCAACCTGCGCACGCCGGCAGACGACCGCGAACGGGTGGACCGGGTGCAGGACTTTTTCGCCAGTCACCTGGATGAAAACTGGGTTAACTCACTAAGCCAGGTCTCCAACCGTCCCCGGCGACTGTCACCCCCAGCCTTCCGTTACCACCTGACCGAGCTGGCACGTCGAGAACAGAAACGTATTGTATTGCCAGAAGGTGAAGAGCCACGCACCATCCGTGCGGCATTGATATGCGCTGAACGCGGCATTGCCCAACCAATCCTGCTTGGCAATAGCAAAACTATTTCCAGGGTGGCGGAGCAACAGGGCTTAACACTCTCCGATAAAGTACACATTACTGACCCCGAGCATGTGCGTGATAATTATGTGGAACCCATGGTGGAATTACGCAAAAACAAGGGCCTGACCGAAGTGGTGGCAATGGAGCACCTGCATGACAATGTGGTACTCGGCACCATGATGCTGGCACTGGATGAAGTGGACGGATTGGTATCCGGCGCAATTCACACAACGGCAAACACCATCCGCCCAGCCCTGCAGCTGATTAAAGCTGCACCGGGCGAAGAACTGGTATCCTCCATATTTTTTATGTTGCTTCCGGAACAGGTATTAGTCTATGGGGATTGCGCCATCAACCCGGACCCCAACGCGGAGCAGCTGGCCGCAATTGCCATACAATCTGCAGATTCCGCACTGGCCTTCGGCATAGAGCCCCGTGTTGCCATGATCAGCTACTCCACCGGCACTTCTGGCAGTGGCTCCGATGTAGACAAAGTGCGTGAGGCTACTGAAATTGCCAAACGCAAAAGGCCGAAGCTGATAATTGATGGGCCCCTGCAATACGATGCTGCGGTAACAGAAAATGTAGCCGCACAGAAAGCACCACACAGCCCGGTGGCCGGACGTGCAACTGTATTTATCTTCCCTGACCTTAATACCGGCAACACTACTTATAAAGCGGTACAGCGCAGTGCTGGCTTGGTGAGCATTGGGCCTATGTTGCAGGGATTGCGCAAGCCTGTAAATGACTTATCCCGCGGGGCTCTGGTAGACGATATTGTCTACACAATCGCCCTCACGGCAATCCAGGCCCAACAAAGGGATAACCAGCACAGAGCCAATCACTGA
- a CDS encoding acetyl-CoA hydrolase/transferase C-terminal domain-containing protein, producing MEKQFSMEAFSKEAPQRFASVEKCIDALLEKTGNKIVLGLPLGLGKANHFANALYARAVADSSITLTIFTALTLERPRGDSDISRRFIQPLLDRLYSSYQDLGYVSARRKGRLPDNINVVEFFMEPGALLGNHYAQQHYVSANYTLVPDDLLRFGVNVIAQMVAPAEGGGRYSLSCNPDLTLPLLKMTANRGLNPLILVGEVNPQLPYMTGSSELDENAFDFLLEGMAFDTPLFAAPAIPVSFTEYSIAFHTASLIADGGTLQVGIGALGDAVCHALRLRQTENAKFRQIIEKLIRSDPLAYRKDLPLLSETFQHGLYGASEMVPHGFLHLRRAGVLSREVYADAVLQQLLDGDEITETVNEETLLALKKSGRISCPLTPEDTRFLQSFGIVDPSYSWRGHKLLTPDGEEEECDLHSEHGRRRLIGNCLNKKLCGGTWLHGGFYLGPELMYRELRDLPPGERAGIDMTAIDFTNDLRSEGALKQVQRKHARFVNSAMMVTLGGAVISDALMDNQVVSGVGGQYNFVAQAFALPDARSIIALPSTRVRGGICESNIVWEYPHATIPRHLRDVVVTEYGAVNLRGKTDRDVMVSMLSICDARFQAVLLEQAKFAGKIEKSFAIPQEFNNNTPEHIAEVFSEETSLAMLPYYPLGTDFTDEEALLAVALQQLRAADRSWWKMLMAVIKGRKVWHDKSAGTEAIQRCLERMGYDHTETYEHRLEAYIVAAALWEYIDKRRPLRWE from the coding sequence GTGGAAAAACAATTTTCCATGGAAGCCTTTTCCAAAGAAGCCCCCCAGCGCTTTGCCAGTGTTGAAAAATGCATTGATGCGCTGCTGGAAAAAACTGGCAATAAAATCGTGCTGGGGTTGCCCCTTGGCCTTGGTAAAGCCAATCATTTTGCCAATGCACTTTATGCTCGCGCCGTTGCCGATTCTTCAATTACCCTGACTATATTTACCGCTTTGACACTGGAGCGCCCACGGGGCGACAGTGATATCAGCCGTCGTTTTATTCAGCCATTGCTGGATCGTCTCTATAGCAGTTACCAGGATCTCGGCTATGTCTCGGCCCGCCGCAAAGGGCGGCTGCCGGATAATATCAATGTGGTTGAGTTCTTTATGGAGCCTGGTGCGCTGCTGGGTAACCACTATGCCCAGCAGCATTATGTGAGTGCAAATTACACTCTGGTGCCAGATGATCTACTGCGTTTTGGTGTGAATGTCATTGCCCAGATGGTGGCGCCGGCTGAGGGGGGAGGTCGCTACAGCCTGAGTTGTAATCCAGACCTGACCCTGCCGCTGCTGAAAATGACTGCGAACCGTGGACTGAATCCGTTGATATTGGTGGGTGAGGTCAACCCTCAATTACCCTATATGACCGGTAGCAGTGAGTTGGATGAGAATGCGTTTGATTTCTTGTTGGAAGGGATGGCTTTTGACACTCCTCTCTTTGCTGCTCCAGCTATCCCGGTCAGCTTTACCGAGTACAGTATTGCATTTCATACCGCCAGCCTGATTGCCGATGGTGGCACTTTGCAAGTTGGGATAGGAGCGCTAGGGGATGCAGTCTGTCACGCGCTACGCTTGCGCCAGACGGAAAATGCCAAATTTCGCCAGATCATTGAAAAACTGATTCGTAGCGACCCCCTTGCTTACCGGAAAGATCTGCCCCTGCTGTCTGAAACTTTCCAGCATGGTTTGTATGGTGCCAGTGAAATGGTGCCTCATGGTTTTCTACACTTGCGGCGGGCAGGTGTTCTGTCCCGTGAAGTCTACGCAGATGCTGTTTTGCAACAGTTGCTGGATGGAGATGAAATTACCGAGACGGTGAATGAGGAAACCCTGCTCGCATTAAAAAAATCCGGCCGGATAAGTTGTCCACTGACCCCCGAAGATACCAGATTCCTGCAGAGTTTCGGCATAGTGGATCCCAGCTACAGTTGGCGCGGGCACAAATTGTTGACCCCTGATGGAGAGGAGGAGGAATGCGACCTGCACAGCGAGCATGGTCGCAGGCGCTTGATAGGCAACTGCCTGAATAAAAAGCTGTGCGGTGGGACCTGGTTGCATGGAGGGTTTTATCTCGGCCCCGAGCTGATGTATCGGGAACTGCGCGACCTGCCTCCAGGGGAACGTGCGGGAATTGATATGACCGCGATTGATTTTACCAACGATCTGCGGTCCGAAGGAGCGCTGAAGCAGGTACAACGCAAGCATGCCCGCTTTGTTAATTCTGCCATGATGGTCACCTTGGGCGGTGCGGTGATTTCCGATGCGCTGATGGATAATCAGGTCGTCAGTGGGGTGGGTGGACAGTACAACTTTGTTGCCCAGGCCTTCGCCTTACCGGATGCGCGCTCCATTATTGCTCTTCCCAGCACACGCGTACGCGGTGGTATATGTGAGAGCAATATCGTATGGGAATACCCTCACGCTACAATTCCCAGGCACTTGCGCGATGTAGTGGTCACGGAATATGGCGCTGTGAATCTGCGCGGTAAAACTGACCGGGATGTTATGGTGTCCATGTTGAGTATTTGCGATGCTCGTTTCCAGGCTGTATTGCTGGAACAGGCTAAGTTTGCCGGCAAAATCGAGAAGAGTTTTGCCATTCCACAGGAATTTAATAACAACACGCCTGAGCATATTGCAGAGGTGTTCTCTGAGGAAACATCCCTGGCAATGCTGCCTTATTATCCTTTGGGAACCGATTTCACTGATGAAGAGGCGCTGCTCGCTGTTGCACTACAGCAGCTGAGAGCTGCGGATCGCAGCTGGTGGAAAATGCTGATGGCAGTGATCAAGGGGCGCAAGGTGTGGCATGACAAGTCTGCAGGGACTGAAGCGATCCAGCGCTGCCTGGAGCGCATGGGATACGACCACACCGAAACTTATGAGCATCGCCTTGAAGCCTATATCGTTGCAGCGGCACTGTGGGAATATATCGATAAGCGCCGTCCCCTGCGCTGGGAATAG